One Ranitomeya variabilis isolate aRanVar5 chromosome 5, aRanVar5.hap1, whole genome shotgun sequence DNA window includes the following coding sequences:
- the LOC143774233 gene encoding zona pellucida sperm-binding protein 3-like gives MEQSTWLRWLIMVLLCGPVLSESWVRHRRQSDAWWRNYHPGQGSSRGLGQPISGVGSSRGDLRFQPVSGWDSRYYGQPSSRQLSQPPSSPINVQCGEDRMVVSVNRDFYGNGNLLKPSDLRLGSCSPGSQVVDPMVVFDNDVQACGSNLQVSPEFLIYRNVLNYNPVSPSSVIVRSNPAAVPIVCFYPRHGNVSSKAVMPTWAPFTTTVSTEERLVFSMYLMTDDWSERRPSSVFQLGDIFTIEAWVETENHMDLILFVDYCVATITSDITADPRYDIISSNGCLVDGTQEDSSSAFISPRSQSNRIQFMVDAFRFIETPASTVYITCSLRATKVDQTPDPMNKACSYNKASRSWSALEGSNNICRCCESRDCGALLGQTRRWGSVQGGSRGKREIGPHPEEHSMATLGPILVIGAEHSHQASITEHLQALEVPEESQSFELWILVAIGSVSLVVIVVALVFIGRCVVKRLSPRRRSVK, from the exons ATGGAGCAGAGTACCTGGTTGAGATGGCTGATAATGGTTCTTCTATGTGGGCCAGTCCTTAGCGAGTCTTGGGTCAGACACCGGCGTCAGTCAGATGCTTGGTGGAGGAATTATCATCCTGGACAAGGATCATCTAGAGGACTTGGACAACCAATATCCGGAGTGGGCTCTTCTAGAGGAGACCTTAGGTTTCAGCCTGTGTCCGGATGGGATTCTAGATATTATGGCCAACCTTCATCCAGACAGCTTTCACAACCCCCGTCCTCCCCTATCAATGTGCAGTGTGGTGAGGACAGGATGGTGGTGTCAGTGAATAGAGATTTCTATGGTAATGGTAACCTACTGAAGCCCTCAGACTTGCGTCTAGGATCTTGTAGCCCTGGATCCCAGGTTGTAGACCCAATGGTGGTATTTGATAATGATGTTCAGGCCTGTGGGAGCAACTTACAG GTTAGTCCGGAATTCCTAATTTACAGGAACGTGTTGAACTACAATCCAGTTTCCCCCAGCTCAGTCATAGTGAGATCCAACCCTGCTGCAGTTCCCATTGTGTGTTTTTACCCACG ACATGGCAATGTAAGCAGCAAGGCAGTAATGCCAACATGGGCTCCATTTACTACCACAGTCTCTACAGAAGAAAGACTGGTCTTCTCTATGTATCTGATGACTG ATGACTGGAGTGAACGTAGGCCTTCTTCTGTTTTCCAACTTGGGGACATTTTCACTATAGAGGCCTGGGTGGAAACTGAGAATCACATGGACTTGATCCTGTTTGTTGACTACTGTGTGGCCACCATTACCTCGGATATTACTGCTGACCCTCGTTACGATATCATATCCTCTAATGG GTGCCTTGTGGATGGGACACAAGAGGACTCCTCATCAGCCTTCATATCTCCAAGGTCTCAATCAAATAGGATCCAGTTCATGGTTGATGCCTTCAGGTTCATAGAAACTCCAGCATCTACG GTCTACATCACATGTTCTCTAAGAGCGACAAAAGTTGATCAGACTCCTGATCCAATGAACAAGGCCTGCTCTTACAACAAGGCTTCTAGAAG CTGGTCTGCACTTGAAGGCTCTAATAACATCTGCCGTTGCTGTGAGTCCAGGGACTGTGGTGCCCTTCTCGGCCAGACAAGAAGATGGGGCTCAGTCCAAGGAGGGTCAAGGGGAAAGAGAGAAATAG GtcctcatccagaagagcattctaTGGCTACACTTGGCCCTATATTGGTCATTGGAGCTGAACATTCCCACCAGGCATCCATTACAGAACACCTCCAGGCTTTAGAAGTTCCAGAAGAGTCGCAATCCTTCGAGCTGTGGATTTTGGTGGCAATCGGTTCTGTCAGTCTGGTGGTTATAGTTGTTGCTCTTGTCTTTATtggtagatgtgttgtgaaaagacTGTCACCCCGGAGAAGATCTGTGAAATAA